From the genome of Streptomyces sp. V1I1, one region includes:
- a CDS encoding YqjF family protein gives MLGAVSLTPLALEPITADPPSTTENPLLTQSWLDLAFLHWAADPADVAPLLPAGTVPDTLDGVTYVGLVAFRMHRVGWFRLPGVPYLGTFPETNVRLYSVDTHGRRGVVFRSLDASRLIPVAVARTAFRLPYLWSRMTIRHSDDTITYTSTRRWPGPRGAHSRITIRIRESVQDPTDLEHFLTARWGMHNTFLGRQMYLPNTHPRWPLHRADLVECEEDLITAAGLPEPVGDPVSVLYSPGVPVRFGRPARPGGIPTP, from the coding sequence ATGCTGGGCGCCGTGTCGCTCACACCGCTCGCCCTGGAACCGATAACTGCCGACCCGCCCAGCACCACCGAGAACCCGCTGCTCACCCAGTCGTGGCTTGACTTGGCCTTCCTGCACTGGGCCGCCGACCCCGCGGACGTGGCTCCCCTCCTGCCGGCTGGAACCGTCCCCGACACACTGGACGGGGTCACCTATGTCGGCCTCGTAGCCTTCCGCATGCACCGCGTCGGCTGGTTCCGCCTCCCCGGCGTCCCCTATCTGGGAACCTTCCCCGAGACCAACGTCCGCCTCTACTCGGTGGACACCCACGGACGGCGCGGCGTCGTCTTCCGCTCGCTCGACGCCTCCCGCCTCATACCGGTAGCGGTTGCACGAACGGCGTTCCGGCTGCCGTACCTGTGGTCCCGGATGACGATCCGCCACAGCGACGACACCATCACCTACACAAGCACCAGGCGCTGGCCGGGGCCGCGCGGCGCGCACAGCCGGATCACCATACGCATCAGGGAAAGCGTCCAGGATCCCACCGACCTCGAGCACTTCCTGACGGCCCGCTGGGGCATGCACAACACCTTCCTCGGACGGCAGATGTACCTGCCGAACACCCACCCACGCTGGCCCCTGCACCGAGCGGACCTGGTCGAGTGCGAAGAGGACCTCATCACGGCCGCGGGACTCCCCGAGCCGGTCGGCGACCCGGTGAGCGTGCTGTACTCGCCCGGCGTCCCCGTACGCTTCGGACGCCCGGCCCGCCCCGGTGGCATCCCAACGCCCTGA
- the arsB gene encoding ACR3 family arsenite efflux transporter, with translation MTATEPGTASPPQSGEDASIVARLSTLDRFLAVWILIAMGLGLGLGRLIPGLNDALAEVEIGGISLPIAVGLLIMMYPVLAKVRYDKLDAVTGDRRLMISSLVINWIAGPAVMFALAWIFLADLPEYRTGLIIVGLARCIAMVIIWNDLACGDREAAAVLVALNSVFQVLAFGVLGWFYLDLLPGWLGLGEGEHLDISMWKIALNVVIFLGVPLLAGFLTRRIGEKKLGRESYETTFLPKIGPWALYGLLFTIVILFALQGKTITSQPLDVARIALPLLVYFGLMWFGTFLLGKVIGLAYDRTATLAFTAAGNNFELAIAVAIATFGVTSGQALSGVVGPLIEVPVLIALVYVSLAWRNKFTAAG, from the coding sequence ATGACCGCGACCGAACCCGGCACCGCGTCGCCGCCACAGAGCGGCGAGGATGCCTCGATCGTCGCCAGGCTCTCCACACTCGACCGGTTCCTTGCGGTGTGGATCCTGATCGCGATGGGACTCGGCCTGGGCCTCGGCCGGCTGATCCCGGGCCTGAACGACGCGCTCGCCGAGGTCGAGATCGGCGGCATCTCGCTGCCCATCGCGGTCGGCCTGCTGATCATGATGTACCCGGTGCTGGCCAAGGTCCGCTACGACAAGCTCGACGCCGTCACCGGCGACCGCAGGCTCATGATCTCGTCGCTGGTCATCAACTGGATCGCCGGCCCGGCCGTGATGTTCGCGCTGGCCTGGATCTTCCTCGCCGACCTACCCGAGTACCGCACCGGCCTGATCATCGTCGGCCTCGCCCGCTGCATCGCGATGGTCATCATCTGGAACGACCTGGCCTGCGGCGACCGCGAGGCGGCAGCCGTCCTCGTCGCGCTGAACTCCGTCTTCCAGGTGCTGGCATTCGGCGTGCTGGGCTGGTTCTACCTCGACCTGTTGCCCGGCTGGCTCGGCCTGGGCGAGGGCGAGCACCTCGACATCTCCATGTGGAAGATCGCACTGAACGTCGTCATCTTCCTCGGCGTCCCGCTGCTGGCCGGCTTCCTCACCCGCCGCATCGGCGAGAAGAAGCTGGGACGGGAGAGCTACGAGACCACCTTCCTGCCGAAGATCGGCCCGTGGGCGCTGTACGGGCTGCTTTTCACGATCGTCATCCTCTTCGCCCTCCAGGGGAAGACGATCACCTCCCAGCCGCTGGACGTCGCCCGGATCGCGCTGCCGCTGCTGGTGTACTTCGGACTGATGTGGTTCGGCACCTTCCTGCTCGGCAAGGTGATCGGCCTGGCCTACGACCGCACCGCGACGCTCGCCTTCACCGCGGCCGGCAACAACTTCGAACTCGCCATCGCGGTCGCCATCGCCACCTTCGGCGTCACCAGCGGGCAGGCCCTGTCGGGCGTCGTCGGCCCGCTGATCGAAGTGCCGGTGCTGATCGCGCTCGTGTACGTATCGCTGGCCTGGCGCAACAAGTTCACTGCCGCAGGCTGA
- a CDS encoding arsenate reductase ArsC: MSSSPLASVLFVCVHNAGRSQMAAGFLTHLAGDRIEVRSAGSLPADQVNPAAVEAMKEVGIDISGQRPKVLTTEAVQASDYVITMGCGDACPIFPGKKYLDWALEDPAGQGVEAVRPIRDEIRTLVEGLIAEAAPETAK, from the coding sequence ATGTCCTCCAGCCCGCTCGCCTCCGTGCTCTTCGTCTGCGTCCACAATGCGGGGCGCTCGCAGATGGCCGCCGGATTCCTCACCCACCTCGCGGGCGACCGGATCGAGGTCCGTTCCGCCGGTTCGCTGCCCGCCGACCAGGTCAACCCGGCCGCGGTCGAGGCGATGAAGGAGGTCGGCATCGACATCTCCGGCCAGCGGCCGAAGGTGCTGACGACCGAGGCCGTTCAGGCGTCGGACTACGTCATCACCATGGGCTGCGGGGACGCCTGCCCGATCTTCCCCGGCAAGAAGTACCTCGACTGGGCTCTGGAAGACCCGGCGGGCCAGGGCGTCGAGGCTGTCCGGCCCATCCGGGACGAGATCAGGACTCTGGTCGAGGGCCTCATCGCCGAAGCCGCGCCGGAGACCGCGAAGTGA
- a CDS encoding FAD-dependent monooxygenase, with amino-acid sequence MAASQSLDVLVVGAGPTGLALAAQLHAYGARFRIIDRHLDRARESRALAIQPRTLEALAPFGVTDELVARGNPGVQLRMHLPGRTVRLPLFDIGVADTPYPFLLFLSQAETESVLGAHLAAAGTTVERGTELLDMDPTAEKAHAACRLRHQGGSEEEVTARYVVGCDGAHSTVREQAGIGFEGYAYPQAFVLADLEVDGLEKGAAHGYMTEAGIVLFFPLVSPASWRMIAMRPPGDTEAESPVDIGQLEAIVDGYVSGRLHLRDPVWMTDFRLYNRGAKNYRAGRAFLAGDAAHIHSPAGAQGMNTGIQDSLNLGWKLALVCRGAAPDALLDTYESERAPVGRNVLRFTDRAFTIATSRNPLLKLARAHVAPRLAPLALRLPFLRAAAFRTVSQLAIHYRRSLATTEGPHSPRHGPRAGDRLPGSPGDLQAMTAAPGYHLLLCGRHEVWDTDGIAAATGGRDHLLHVHTLGTSGPWRGITHCLVRPDAYIGYRAGGTDLTGLLRYLDRWLPRADEAAHSDRVTESRSRRSRGSRGPGGR; translated from the coding sequence ATGGCTGCGAGTCAATCTCTTGATGTACTGGTGGTGGGTGCCGGGCCGACCGGGTTGGCTCTTGCGGCGCAGTTGCATGCGTACGGGGCGCGCTTCCGGATCATCGACCGGCACCTCGACCGGGCCCGGGAATCACGAGCGCTGGCCATCCAGCCCCGGACCCTGGAAGCCCTCGCCCCGTTCGGCGTGACGGACGAGCTGGTCGCGCGCGGGAACCCGGGCGTGCAGCTGCGGATGCATCTTCCGGGTCGTACGGTGCGGCTGCCGCTGTTCGACATCGGCGTCGCCGACACCCCGTACCCCTTCCTGCTCTTCCTGTCCCAGGCCGAGACGGAGAGCGTGCTCGGCGCTCATCTCGCCGCGGCCGGTACGACGGTCGAGCGGGGCACCGAGCTGCTTGATATGGATCCGACGGCCGAAAAGGCCCATGCGGCCTGCCGGTTGAGGCATCAGGGCGGGAGCGAGGAGGAGGTGACCGCCCGCTACGTCGTCGGCTGCGACGGTGCGCACAGCACGGTCCGCGAGCAGGCCGGTATCGGCTTCGAGGGCTACGCCTACCCGCAGGCGTTCGTGCTCGCGGACCTGGAGGTGGACGGTCTGGAGAAGGGCGCTGCGCACGGGTACATGACCGAGGCCGGGATTGTGCTCTTCTTCCCGCTGGTCTCGCCGGCGAGCTGGCGGATGATCGCGATGCGGCCGCCGGGAGACACTGAGGCCGAAAGCCCGGTGGATATCGGGCAGTTGGAGGCGATCGTCGACGGCTACGTCAGCGGCCGGCTGCACCTGCGGGACCCCGTATGGATGACCGATTTCAGGCTCTACAACCGCGGAGCCAAGAACTACCGCGCCGGCCGCGCCTTCCTCGCCGGTGACGCCGCCCACATCCACAGCCCCGCCGGTGCCCAGGGCATGAACACGGGTATCCAGGATTCGCTCAATCTCGGCTGGAAGCTCGCCCTTGTCTGCCGTGGCGCCGCACCGGACGCCCTGTTGGACACGTACGAGAGTGAACGCGCCCCCGTCGGCCGGAACGTGCTGCGCTTCACGGACCGCGCGTTCACCATCGCCACCAGCCGCAATCCACTGCTCAAGCTGGCCCGCGCCCACGTCGCACCCCGCCTCGCACCGCTGGCCCTACGCCTTCCCTTCCTGCGCGCCGCGGCCTTCCGTACGGTCTCGCAGCTGGCCATCCACTACCGGCGCAGCCTCGCCACGACCGAGGGCCCGCATTCGCCCAGGCACGGCCCGCGGGCAGGTGACCGGCTCCCCGGCTCCCCCGGCGACCTGCAGGCGATGACGGCCGCTCCCGGGTACCACCTGCTCCTGTGCGGGCGCCACGAGGTGTGGGACACCGACGGGATCGCGGCCGCCACCGGCGGTCGGGACCACCTGCTCCACGTCCACACGCTCGGTACGAGCGGGCCTTGGCGGGGCATCACCCACTGCCTGGTCCGGCCGGACGCCTACATCGGATACCGCGCCGGAGGCACGGACCTGACCGGTCTCCTCAGATACCTCGACCGGTGGCTGCCACGGGCCGATGAGGCGGCGCACAGCGACCGCGTCACCGAATCTCGCTCTCGGCGAAGTCGCGGAAGCCGCGGGCCGGGCGGCCGGTGA
- a CDS encoding NAD(P)H-binding protein — protein MADILVLGATGTTGSRVAAFLGERGIVARPATRKPDSAAQVRFDWADRETHAPALHRVSAVYLVAPVGVTDPVPLVEPFLEEAVRQGVRRVVQLSSSAVPEGAPGLGALHSLVRATMPEWAVLRPSWFMQNFTREHFVAQGVRGGEIVTATGDGKVAFIDATDIAAVAVHALIDEIPHNAAHILTGPEALSYADAAAIVAQRTGTPVRHRSVTADELARHFTGHGVPADFAALLAALDDDIRAGAEDRVTDTVERITGRPARGFRDFAESEIR, from the coding sequence GTGGCTGACATCCTCGTCCTCGGCGCGACCGGCACGACGGGTTCCCGGGTCGCCGCCTTTCTGGGGGAGCGCGGCATCGTGGCCCGGCCGGCTACACGGAAGCCGGATTCCGCCGCGCAGGTGCGGTTCGACTGGGCGGACCGGGAAACCCACGCGCCCGCACTGCATCGGGTCTCCGCTGTCTATCTCGTCGCTCCTGTCGGAGTGACCGATCCCGTCCCGTTGGTGGAGCCGTTCCTCGAGGAGGCCGTCCGCCAGGGCGTGCGACGCGTCGTGCAGCTCAGCTCGTCCGCGGTGCCGGAGGGCGCGCCGGGCCTCGGCGCGCTGCACAGTCTCGTACGCGCGACCATGCCCGAGTGGGCGGTGCTGCGGCCGTCGTGGTTCATGCAGAACTTCACCCGTGAGCACTTCGTCGCGCAAGGCGTGCGGGGCGGCGAGATCGTCACCGCGACCGGGGACGGCAAGGTGGCTTTCATCGACGCGACGGACATCGCCGCCGTCGCCGTGCACGCGCTGATCGACGAGATCCCGCACAACGCCGCGCACATCCTGACCGGCCCCGAGGCGCTGAGTTACGCCGATGCCGCCGCGATCGTCGCTCAGCGGACAGGCACCCCGGTGCGCCACCGGTCGGTCACCGCCGACGAACTCGCCCGGCACTTCACCGGACATGGCGTCCCGGCGGATTTCGCCGCGCTGCTCGCCGCGCTCGACGACGACATTCGCGCCGGAGCGGAAGACCGCGTCACCGACACCGTCGAACGCATCACCGGCCGCCCGGCCCGCGGCTTCCGCGACTTCGCCGAGAGCGAGATTCGGTGA
- the trxB gene encoding thioredoxin-disulfide reductase: protein MTTGNEIRNVIVVGSGPAGYTAALYTARASLGPLVFEGSVTAGGALAQTTEVENFPGFRDGIMGPDLMQNMRAQAERFGAELIPDDIVTLDLTGETKTATDTAGTAHRAKAVIVATGSQHRKLNLEGEDALSGRGVSYCATCDGFFFREHDIVVVGGGDTAMEEATFLSRFASSVTVVHRRDTLRASKAMQERAFADPKISFVWDSEVAAIHERDGRLAGLTLRSTVTGETSELAATGLFVAIGNDPRTELVKGQLELEEDGHLKVASPSTRTNIPGVFGAGDVVDHTYRQAITAAGSGCAAALDAERYLAARADNGK, encoded by the coding sequence GTGACCACCGGGAACGAGATCCGCAACGTCATCGTCGTCGGCTCCGGGCCGGCCGGCTACACCGCTGCCCTCTACACGGCTCGCGCCTCCCTGGGGCCGCTGGTGTTCGAGGGCTCGGTGACCGCGGGCGGTGCGCTGGCCCAGACGACCGAGGTGGAGAACTTCCCCGGCTTCCGCGACGGCATCATGGGCCCGGACCTCATGCAGAACATGCGCGCCCAGGCCGAGCGGTTCGGCGCCGAACTGATCCCCGACGACATCGTCACCCTCGACCTCACCGGCGAGACCAAGACCGCCACGGACACCGCAGGCACAGCCCACCGCGCCAAGGCCGTGATCGTCGCGACCGGCTCGCAGCACCGCAAGCTGAACCTGGAGGGCGAGGACGCGCTCTCGGGCCGCGGTGTCTCGTACTGCGCGACCTGCGACGGATTCTTCTTCCGAGAGCACGACATCGTGGTCGTCGGCGGCGGCGACACAGCGATGGAGGAGGCGACCTTCCTCTCCCGGTTCGCCAGCTCCGTCACCGTCGTCCACCGCCGCGACACGCTGCGTGCCTCCAAGGCCATGCAGGAGCGTGCCTTCGCCGACCCGAAGATCTCGTTCGTCTGGGACAGCGAAGTCGCCGCGATCCACGAGAGGGACGGCAGGCTGGCCGGCCTCACCCTGCGCAGCACCGTGACCGGCGAGACGTCCGAACTCGCGGCCACCGGCCTGTTCGTGGCCATCGGCAACGACCCGCGCACCGAACTGGTCAAGGGCCAGCTGGAGTTGGAAGAGGACGGCCACCTCAAAGTCGCCTCGCCCTCCACCCGTACGAACATCCCGGGCGTCTTCGGCGCGGGTGACGTCGTGGACCACACCTACCGTCAGGCGATCACCGCCGCCGGCTCGGGCTGCGCCGCGGCTCTGGACGCCGAGCGCTACCTCGCCGCCCGCGCGGACAACGGCAAGTAG
- a CDS encoding helix-turn-helix transcriptional regulator, with translation MMTSVDTDLIRVLADPLRLRIVTLLAHETLCTTHLVEETGARQTNLSNHLRVLREAGVVETEPCGRFTYYKLRPEVIETLAGSFGDLATTARTTVETDRKRAC, from the coding sequence ATGATGACGTCAGTCGACACTGACCTGATCCGGGTGCTGGCCGACCCGCTCAGGCTCCGGATCGTGACCCTGCTCGCCCACGAGACCCTGTGCACCACCCACCTGGTCGAGGAGACCGGCGCCCGGCAGACCAACCTCTCCAACCATCTGCGCGTACTGCGCGAGGCCGGAGTGGTGGAGACCGAGCCGTGCGGGCGCTTCACCTACTACAAGCTGCGACCCGAGGTCATCGAGACGCTCGCCGGTTCGTTCGGGGATCTCGCCACCACCGCTCGTACGACCGTCGAGACCGACCGAAAGCGAGCCTGCTGA
- a CDS encoding nuclear transport factor 2 family protein, which yields MNPRELVEHALKLLIAKDMSAFAGLWAKTGVLEFPFAPPGYPQRLEGRAAVQEYLRGYPEIVDVREITEQAVHQSVDPEVVIVEFEAAGVVVATGAPYRLRYIAVITARDGEIQHYRDYWSPLAVAEAMGGVDELMAGFAGGPRG from the coding sequence ATGAACCCCCGTGAACTCGTAGAACACGCCTTGAAGCTCCTGATCGCCAAGGACATGTCCGCCTTCGCCGGGCTGTGGGCGAAGACCGGTGTGCTGGAGTTCCCCTTCGCGCCACCCGGCTACCCGCAACGGCTGGAAGGCCGCGCCGCGGTCCAGGAGTATCTGCGCGGCTATCCCGAGATCGTCGACGTGCGCGAGATCACCGAGCAGGCTGTGCACCAGAGCGTCGACCCCGAAGTGGTGATCGTCGAGTTCGAGGCCGCCGGGGTCGTGGTCGCCACGGGAGCGCCCTATCGTCTGCGCTACATCGCGGTGATCACCGCGCGGGACGGTGAGATCCAGCACTACCGCGACTACTGGAGTCCGCTTGCCGTGGCCGAGGCGATGGGCGGCGTGGACGAGTTGATGGCCGGGTTCGCGGGTGGTCCCCGTGGCTGA
- a CDS encoding class I SAM-dependent methyltransferase has translation MTEAAKQFDPSLRQMMEANEANWDARTPVHLASQFYDVGQAADPARWFAAFEWEDLGDLTGSDVLHLQCHLGTETIAFAQRGARTAGLDISGASVAAAKDLAAAAGLDIDYVQANVYDASAALGGRRFDLIYTGKGALCYLPDLDSWAETISRLLRPGGRLYIVEFHPLLNALGPKPAPGDGPELLLRHDYLGNRGAVRRDSTYTYTDGEAVQGATESFEWMHGLDEVINALISAGLRIAKLRESDELPWPRWPGMTPTPGGWWRLPDTAPRIPLLYALLAGH, from the coding sequence ATGACCGAAGCGGCAAAGCAGTTCGATCCGTCCCTGCGGCAGATGATGGAGGCCAACGAGGCCAACTGGGACGCGCGCACGCCCGTCCATCTCGCCAGCCAGTTCTACGACGTGGGACAGGCCGCCGACCCGGCCCGTTGGTTCGCCGCCTTCGAGTGGGAAGACCTCGGGGACCTCACTGGTAGCGACGTCCTTCACCTGCAGTGCCACCTGGGCACCGAGACGATCGCGTTCGCTCAACGCGGGGCACGCACCGCCGGTCTCGACATCTCGGGTGCGTCGGTGGCCGCGGCCAAAGACCTCGCCGCGGCCGCGGGTCTGGACATCGACTACGTCCAGGCCAACGTCTATGACGCGTCAGCCGCCTTGGGCGGGCGGAGGTTCGACCTGATCTATACGGGTAAGGGCGCCCTGTGCTATCTGCCGGACCTCGACAGCTGGGCCGAAACGATCTCACGGCTGCTGCGTCCGGGCGGACGGCTGTACATCGTCGAGTTCCACCCCCTCCTCAACGCCCTCGGCCCCAAGCCGGCCCCCGGCGACGGCCCGGAACTTCTGCTGCGCCATGACTACCTCGGCAATCGCGGCGCCGTCCGCCGGGACTCGACGTACACCTACACCGACGGGGAGGCCGTGCAGGGCGCAACCGAAAGCTTCGAATGGATGCACGGCCTGGACGAGGTGATCAACGCCCTGATCTCGGCCGGCCTGCGGATCGCGAAGCTGCGCGAAAGCGACGAGCTCCCCTGGCCCCGCTGGCCAGGGATGACCCCCACCCCCGGCGGATGGTGGCGGCTGCCCGACACCGCCCCGCGGATCCCCTTGCTCTACGCGCTTCTCGCGGGCCACTGA
- a CDS encoding phytase, with the protein MRLHRSPRPAAAAALGAALVALLTPAPAQAGSSALPTITPTAETPALYDDEAGGNANADDPAIWRNAADPARSLVVATAKEGGLRVYDLDARQVQSIPAPAPPGEGDAPGRFNNVDLVSGLRTSVGRADVAVVSDRGNDRLRIYRIDPSRPGRPLTDVTDPAAAPVFSASQSEINEQRTAYGLATWTDKSTGRTYALVSRRNSTAVALLELKPTAAGTVGYRKIRTLELPSSFRLPTGASWSPCAEPGELPQVEGMVVDPANGMLYAGQEDVGIWRMRADLTAEPVLVDKVREYGVPGVYDEETEECTLGADPGYGGKRLAADVEGLTLFQERDGDGYLMASSQGDDTFALYDREISERNEYEGGFRIGAASDTLDGSEECDGAAVLNQPLGARYPRGLLVVQDGHETPAVPDGAGGDREATDFKFVDLGAVVDAADM; encoded by the coding sequence GTGAGACTGCACCGCTCCCCTCGACCGGCGGCAGCCGCCGCTCTCGGCGCCGCGCTTGTCGCCCTCCTCACCCCGGCCCCCGCGCAGGCCGGTTCCTCCGCTCTGCCCACGATCACCCCCACCGCGGAGACCCCGGCCCTCTACGACGACGAGGCGGGCGGCAACGCCAACGCCGACGACCCCGCGATCTGGCGTAACGCCGCCGATCCGGCCCGCAGTCTGGTCGTCGCCACGGCGAAGGAGGGCGGCCTGCGGGTCTACGACCTCGATGCCAGGCAGGTGCAGTCGATTCCCGCGCCCGCGCCGCCCGGTGAGGGGGACGCGCCCGGCCGGTTCAACAACGTCGACCTCGTCTCCGGACTGCGGACGTCGGTCGGCCGCGCAGACGTCGCGGTGGTGAGCGACCGCGGCAATGACCGGCTGCGCATCTACCGCATCGACCCGTCGCGGCCGGGACGCCCGCTGACCGACGTCACGGATCCGGCGGCCGCGCCGGTGTTCTCCGCGAGCCAGTCCGAGATCAACGAGCAGCGCACCGCCTACGGCCTGGCGACCTGGACGGACAAGAGCACCGGGCGAACGTACGCCCTGGTCAGCCGGCGCAACAGTACGGCAGTCGCGCTCCTGGAGCTGAAGCCGACGGCGGCAGGCACAGTCGGCTACCGCAAGATCCGTACGCTCGAACTGCCGTCGTCCTTCCGCCTTCCCACTGGCGCGAGTTGGAGCCCGTGCGCTGAGCCCGGTGAACTGCCGCAGGTCGAGGGCATGGTCGTGGACCCGGCCAACGGGATGCTCTACGCCGGTCAGGAGGACGTCGGCATCTGGCGGATGCGCGCCGACCTCACCGCTGAGCCCGTACTGGTCGACAAGGTCAGGGAGTACGGCGTCCCCGGCGTCTACGACGAAGAGACCGAGGAGTGCACGCTGGGCGCCGATCCCGGGTACGGCGGCAAGCGACTGGCGGCGGACGTCGAGGGCCTGACGCTGTTTCAGGAGCGTGACGGCGACGGCTACCTGATGGCCTCCAGCCAGGGTGATGACACGTTCGCGCTGTACGACCGGGAGATCTCCGAGCGCAACGAGTACGAGGGCGGCTTCCGGATCGGTGCCGCCTCGGACACACTCGACGGCAGCGAGGAGTGCGATGGCGCGGCTGTGCTCAACCAGCCGCTGGGCGCGCGCTATCCGCGCGGCCTTCTGGTCGTCCAGGACGGGCATGAGACGCCCGCGGTGCCGGACGGTGCGGGCGGCGACAGGGAAGCGACCGATTTCAAGTTCGTCGATCTCGGCGCGGTGGTCGACGCCGCCGACATGTGA
- a CDS encoding carbohydrate ABC transporter permease, producing MSGHSTIERNPSQPVAKASARVPVHSHRPRPRPLGVLSKWLGNGLVQAVLLVVALIWITPLAGLFLSSMRSEQDNAAEGWWTALTDPGQLSLDNYTALFQDSGITQAFWNTVLISVPTTALVVGIAALAGYAFAWLEFPGRNAIFLVVVGLLVVPVQIGLLPVAKLFGAVGLFGTIPGVILFHVAYGLPFAIFLLRNYFAEIPREMLEAARMDGGGEWRIFSRLILPLGRPALASLAIFQFLWVWNDMLVALLFADSESQPLTVALQSEMRQFGSNIGVLAPGAFLSLVVPLIVFFAFQRHFVQGVMAGSVK from the coding sequence ATGAGCGGTCACAGCACCATCGAGCGCAATCCGTCCCAGCCGGTCGCCAAGGCCTCCGCCCGCGTCCCTGTCCACTCACACCGGCCGCGCCCGCGGCCCCTGGGCGTACTGTCCAAGTGGCTCGGCAACGGACTGGTCCAGGCAGTCCTGCTCGTCGTCGCACTCATCTGGATCACCCCGCTGGCCGGGCTGTTCCTGTCCTCGATGCGCTCCGAGCAGGACAACGCGGCCGAGGGCTGGTGGACGGCGCTGACCGATCCCGGGCAGCTGTCCCTGGACAACTACACCGCCCTGTTCCAGGACTCCGGCATCACCCAGGCCTTCTGGAACACCGTCCTGATCTCGGTGCCCACCACGGCGCTCGTCGTCGGTATCGCGGCGCTGGCCGGATACGCCTTCGCCTGGCTGGAGTTCCCCGGCCGCAATGCGATCTTCCTGGTGGTCGTGGGTCTGCTCGTGGTGCCCGTACAGATCGGGCTGCTGCCCGTGGCCAAACTGTTCGGCGCCGTCGGGCTGTTCGGCACGATCCCCGGCGTGATCCTCTTCCATGTCGCCTACGGGCTGCCATTCGCGATTTTCCTGCTCCGCAACTACTTCGCCGAGATCCCGCGCGAAATGCTGGAGGCCGCCCGGATGGACGGCGGCGGGGAGTGGCGGATCTTCTCCCGGCTGATCCTGCCACTGGGCCGGCCGGCCCTGGCCAGCCTGGCCATCTTCCAGTTCCTCTGGGTATGGAACGACATGCTGGTCGCGCTGCTCTTCGCCGACAGCGAGTCCCAGCCGCTCACCGTCGCCCTCCAGTCCGAGATGCGGCAGTTCGGCAGCAACATCGGAGTACTGGCGCCGGGTGCCTTCCTCTCCCTGGTGGTGCCGCTGATCGTCTTCTTCGCCTTCCAACGGCACTTCGTCCAGGGGGTGATGGCGGGCTCCGTCAAATAG
- a CDS encoding TetR/AcrR family transcriptional regulator, translated as MAPRTPTGAAVLQPGITKAITEAVLDELAEQGYARLSMEAVAKRARVSRSALYRRWPSKQEMALSVISEFSVALAVVPDTGSLRGDLRASLDALMEWLTHPRFARILPDLVAETARNPELGEFSKAMIGVPRRELATVMFQRAIERGELPADTDLELALDLVAAPVYWRLIVRAEEAGPDYLDRLADTVLRAIGA; from the coding sequence ATGGCACCTCGCACGCCCACCGGCGCAGCCGTCCTGCAACCAGGAATCACCAAGGCCATCACCGAAGCCGTGCTCGACGAGCTGGCCGAGCAGGGGTATGCGCGGCTGTCGATGGAAGCCGTCGCCAAACGGGCGAGAGTCAGCAGGAGCGCGCTCTATCGCCGCTGGCCGTCCAAGCAGGAGATGGCGCTCTCGGTCATCTCCGAGTTCAGCGTGGCGCTGGCCGTGGTCCCGGACACCGGCTCACTGCGGGGCGACCTGCGCGCGAGCCTTGACGCGCTGATGGAATGGCTGACCCATCCCCGGTTCGCGCGGATCCTGCCCGACCTGGTGGCCGAGACGGCCCGCAACCCGGAGCTGGGCGAGTTCAGCAAGGCCATGATCGGCGTACCGAGGCGCGAGCTTGCGACGGTGATGTTCCAGCGGGCGATCGAGCGCGGCGAACTTCCGGCGGACACCGATCTGGAACTCGCGCTCGATCTGGTTGCCGCGCCGGTCTATTGGCGGCTCATCGTTCGCGCCGAGGAGGCGGGACCGGACTACCTGGACAGACTTGCCGATACGGTCCTCAGGGCGATTGGCGCCTAG